The Peptacetobacter hiranonis DNA window TCCAACAAATTAACTCTATTAGTATATCTTTTTTACTGTTTTTATATTTATTTTATCATTTTAGGAATAATTAAGCATCATATTTACATCTTATATAATTTTATACAAAAAAATAGAGCCATAAAAGCTCTATTTCTTTATTATTTATTTAGATTTCGATTTTTTCAACTTCATGATTTTTTATATCTCTATTAAAGAAATATTCTATTATATCTCTTCTTTTTACTATTCCTATAAATACATCGTCATCGTCGACTACAGGGATAAAGTTCTGATCCATTAACTTAAGAACAAGCTCTTCTATATTCTTATTAATATTTACAGTTATATTCTCTACCCTTCTGTCTATACTCATAACAGATATA harbors:
- a CDS encoding CBS domain-containing protein — encoded protein: MNVLFFLTPKTDVAYVSEDDSLRQVMEKMDYYKYSAVPILGEDGKYKGTITEGDLLWKIKQDGKFDIKEMEDISVMSIDRRVENITVNINKNIEELVLKLMDQNFIPVVDDDDVFIGIVKRRDIIEYFFNRDIKNHEVEKIEI